One window of the Periophthalmus magnuspinnatus isolate fPerMag1 chromosome 6, fPerMag1.2.pri, whole genome shotgun sequence genome contains the following:
- the lrrc4.2 gene encoding leucine-rich repeat-containing protein 4.2 — MSPLGQVSVKLTWNTALLAVLCLMVPLSMCQSTGPAMGPTHPQNCPAVCSCTNQLSKVVCTRRGLVRVPPNIPTNTRYLNLMENSIETIQADTFRRLHHLEVLQLGRNAIRQIEVGAFNGLTSLNTLELFDNRLTVIPSGAFEYLSKLRELWLRNNPIESIPSNAFNRVPSLMRLDLGELRKLEYISDGAFDGLQNLKYLNLGMCNLREFPHLSPLVGLEELEISENVFPELKPAAFHGLKHLRKLWIMNSAITIIERNAFDDNTALVELNLAHNNLSSLPHNLFTPLQYLVELHLHHNPWRCDCDVVWLSWWLREYIPTNSTCCGRCHTPLHMRGRYLVEVDQTTFQCSAPVILDAPRDLNISAERVAELKCRTAAMSSVRWLLPNGTVLTHGSAHARISVLNDGTLNFSNVLPTDTGIYTCMVSNMAGNSNASAYLNVSNAELNTSNLSYFTTVTVEIMEPTVEETPKPKPTLPASPSVFQPVFISTPTVLFHNTQTPRQVSIPTAKIPSGPAASLDEVMKTTKIIIGCFVAVTLLAAAMLIAFYKLRKRHQQRSTVAAVRTIEIIQMEEEVPPVPPTTSGSSGSDDTGLVLPTLVEHNSNTFKPGYVSSSLRQGSYGAHWTHNNSVHRSVRQHHSHISTISDPYVIKSSHGKDKVQETQI, encoded by the coding sequence ATGAGTCCTCTGGGCCAGGTTAGTGTGAAGCTTACCTGGAACACAGCTTTGCTCGCCGTGCTCTGCCTCATGGTACCTCTGAGTATGTGCCAGTCCACGGGCCCCGCTATGGGCCCTACTCACCCACAGAACTGTCCAGCTGTGTGCTCCTGCACTAATCAGCTCAGCAAGGTGGTGTGCACCCGCCGCGGCCTGGTCAGGGTGCCCCCCAACATCCCCACCAACACCAGGTACCTCAACCTGATGGAGAACAGCATAGAGACTATCCAGGCCGATACCTTTAGGCGCTTGCACCACCTAGAGGTACTGCAGCTGGGCCGCAACGCTATCCGACAGATTGAAGTGGGAGCATTTAATGGGCTGACCAGCCTGAACACATTGGAGCTGTTCGATAACAGGCTGACCGTCATTCCCAGTGGGGCCTTTGAGTACTTGTCAAAGTTGAGAGAGTTGTGGCTCCGGAATAATCCCATCGAGAGCATCCCGTCCAACGCCTTCAACCGTGTGCCGTCCCTGATGAGGCTGGATCTGGGAGAGCTGAGGAAACTGGAGTACATCTCTGATGGGGCATTTGACGGCCTTCAGAATCTCAAGTATCTAAATTTAGGGATGTGTAACCTGAGGGAGTTTCCtcatctgtctcctctggtGGGATTAGAAGAGCTGGAGATATCCGAGAATGTTTTCCCTGAACTCAAACCCGCGGCCTTCCATGGACTTAAACATTTGCGGAAACTCTGGATTATGAACTCTGCCATCACCATTATAGAGAGAAATGCATTTGATGACAACACAGCTCTGGTGGAGCTGAATCTAGCCCATAATAACCTGTCATCGCTCCCACACAACCTGTTCACCCCACTGCAGTACCTCGTGGAGCTGCACCTGCACCATAACCCATGGCGCTGTGACTGTGATGTGGTGTGGCTTTCCTGGTGGCTCCGAGAATACATCCCCACCAACTCCACGTGCTGCGGGCGCTGCCACACCCCGCTCCACATGAGAGGCCGATATTTAGTGGAGGTGGATCAGACCACCTTCCAGTGCTCTGCCCCGGTCATCCTGGATGCCCCCAGAGATCTGAATATTTCAGCAGAGAGAGTGGCTGAGCTAAAGTGTCGCACAGCGGCCATGAGCTCAGTGCGATGGCTTCTCCCTAATGGCACTGTATTGACACATGGGTCGGCTCACGCGCGGATATCTGTGCTTAATGATGGAACGCTCAACTTTTCCAATGTTCTCCCCACTGACACGGGCATCTACACGTGCATGGTGAGCAACATGGCAGGAAATTCAAATGCCTCAGCATACCTAAATGTTAGCAACGCTGAACTCAATACATCTAATTTGTCCTACTTCACCACTGTCACCGTGGAGATCATGGAGCCCACAGTGGAGGAGACCCCTAAGCCCAAACCCACACTTCCGGCCTCCCCTTCTGTGTTCCAGCCGGTCTTTATCTCCACACCTACTGTGCTGTTCCACAACACTCAGACTCCCAGGCAGGTGTCCATCCCCACTGCCAAGATCCCCAGTGGGCCCGCAGCCAGCCTGGACGAGGTCATGAAGACCACCAAAATTATTATTGGCTGCTTTGTTGCAGTCACCCTGCTGGCAGCTGCCATGTTGATAGCTTTTTATAAGTTACGCAAACGACATCAACAGAGGAGCACAGTGGCTGCAGTGAGGACCATAGAAATCAttcagatggaggaggaggttcCTCCGGTTCCTCCCACCACCTCTGGATCTAGCGGCTCAGACGACACAGGATTGGTACTGCCCACTTTAGTGGAACACAACAGCAACACCTTTAAACCTGGGTACGTGTCCTCGTCCTTACGACAGGGGAGCTATGGCGCACACTGGACCCATAACAACTCTGTGCACCGCTCTGTCAGACAGCATCACAGCCACATCAGCACTATCTCTGACCCTTACGTCATCAAGAGCTCTCATGGCAAGGATAAGGTTCAAGAGACCCAAATCTGA